From Cellulomonas fimi ATCC 484, a single genomic window includes:
- a CDS encoding amidohydrolase — MTSPTPSSSPALDRTVAIRGGYVVPVSAPPIEDGTVLVVDGRIAAVGGPEVEVPAGARVVDATGRWVLPGFVDGHAHVGLHEEGEGSAGNDTNEMVTPNTAGVRAVDAVNIEDEGFRDALAGGVTAVVVKPGSGNPVGGQSVAMKTWGGRTVDEQVISASVSVKSALGENPKRVYGERKQLPSTRLGTALVIREAFTKARHYAAARAAAATKGEPFATDLALETLARVLDGELLWDQHTHRHDDIATALRLADEFGYRLVVNHGTEAHKIADVLAERDVPVIFGPMLTSRSKVELRDRAVANLAAIAAAGVRVAITTDHPVVPINFLVHQATLAVKEGLPRQTALEALTTNPAAFYGLDERIGALEVGRDGDVVVWSGDPLDVHARAEHVLVAGRTVYTWDTEAHRGRVVERAERFTR; from the coding sequence ATGACCTCTCCCACTCCCTCGTCCTCGCCTGCCCTCGACCGGACCGTCGCGATCCGCGGCGGGTACGTCGTCCCCGTGAGCGCCCCGCCGATCGAGGACGGCACGGTGCTCGTGGTCGACGGGCGCATCGCCGCCGTGGGCGGCCCGGAGGTCGAGGTCCCGGCGGGCGCGCGCGTCGTCGACGCGACGGGTCGCTGGGTGCTGCCGGGGTTCGTCGACGGGCACGCGCACGTGGGTCTGCACGAGGAGGGCGAGGGGTCCGCGGGCAACGACACCAACGAGATGGTCACGCCCAACACGGCGGGCGTCCGCGCGGTCGACGCCGTGAACATCGAGGACGAGGGCTTCCGTGACGCGCTCGCGGGCGGGGTCACGGCGGTCGTCGTCAAGCCGGGGTCGGGCAACCCGGTCGGCGGGCAGTCGGTCGCGATGAAGACGTGGGGCGGGCGGACGGTCGACGAGCAGGTGATCTCGGCGTCGGTGAGCGTGAAGTCGGCGCTGGGCGAGAACCCGAAGCGCGTGTACGGCGAGCGCAAGCAGCTCCCGTCGACGCGTCTCGGCACGGCGCTGGTGATCCGCGAGGCGTTCACGAAGGCCCGGCACTACGCCGCGGCACGCGCGGCCGCGGCGACCAAGGGCGAGCCGTTCGCGACGGACCTCGCCCTGGAGACCCTCGCCCGCGTGCTCGACGGCGAGCTGCTGTGGGACCAGCACACGCACCGGCACGACGACATCGCCACCGCGCTGCGGCTGGCCGACGAGTTCGGCTACCGCCTCGTCGTCAACCACGGCACCGAGGCGCACAAGATCGCGGACGTGCTCGCGGAGCGCGACGTGCCGGTGATCTTCGGCCCGATGCTCACGAGCCGCTCGAAGGTCGAGCTGCGGGACCGGGCCGTCGCGAACCTCGCGGCGATCGCGGCCGCGGGCGTGCGCGTCGCGATCACGACCGACCACCCGGTCGTGCCGATCAACTTCCTCGTGCACCAGGCGACGCTCGCCGTCAAGGAGGGCCTGCCGCGCCAGACGGCGCTCGAGGCGCTCACGACGAACCCGGCTGCGTTCTACGGGCTGGACGAGCGGATCGGCGCGCTGGAGGTGGGGCGCGACGGCGACGTCGTCGTGTGGTCGGGCGACCCGCTCGACGTGCACGCGCGCGCCGAGCACGTGCTCGTCGCCGGCCGCACCGTCTACACGTGGGACACCGAGGCGCACCGGGGCCGCGTGGTCGAGCGCGCGGAGCGCTTCACCCGCTGA
- a CDS encoding pectate lyase yields MTSRPTTRRARQVVALAVTGVLAAATAIAVAPAASAATPDGGASYVLVSRKSGKVVDVKGASTSDGAAAVTATRTDAASQQWSFVSVGSGWYELHNRASGKVLGVASASTSDGAALVQQTDQSSTAQQFSIAAQSDYVRLVNRGSGKAVSIAGASTSAGAAVVQLTDGKSYHQQWELVKVGATGTPAPTTSSTPRPTTSATPKPTTQPTSTPGSFPAWPTAKGEKKVSSTITVTGTLDGGMVRHYGISAGGQSESQPPMFKLENGAVLKNVILGTGAGDGVHCTGTCTLENVWWEDVEEDAATFKGTASSQVMTVNGGGARSASDKVFQHNGPGTFVITNFQVSSFGKLYRSCGNCSKQYARTVVVDNVQVTAPGKSLVGINPNLGDKATITDVTIIGDSSKKISICDAYKGVTSGEPSKTGSGPSAACGYSTSSITYK; encoded by the coding sequence ATGACATCCCGCCCGACCACGCGCCGCGCCCGGCAGGTCGTCGCACTCGCCGTCACCGGTGTGCTCGCCGCCGCGACCGCGATCGCGGTCGCCCCCGCCGCGTCCGCGGCCACGCCCGACGGTGGCGCGTCCTACGTCCTCGTCAGCCGCAAGAGCGGCAAGGTCGTCGACGTCAAGGGCGCCTCGACGTCCGACGGCGCCGCGGCCGTGACGGCCACGCGCACGGACGCCGCGTCCCAGCAGTGGAGCTTCGTGAGCGTCGGCAGCGGCTGGTACGAGCTGCACAACCGCGCCTCGGGCAAGGTCCTCGGCGTGGCGTCGGCCAGCACGTCCGACGGTGCCGCCCTCGTCCAGCAGACGGACCAGAGCAGCACGGCGCAGCAGTTCTCGATCGCCGCGCAGAGCGACTACGTGCGCCTGGTCAACCGCGGCTCCGGCAAGGCCGTCTCGATCGCCGGCGCGTCGACGTCGGCGGGTGCGGCGGTCGTCCAGCTCACCGACGGCAAGTCGTACCACCAGCAGTGGGAGCTCGTGAAGGTCGGCGCCACCGGCACGCCCGCACCCACGACGTCGTCCACGCCCAGGCCGACGACCAGCGCGACGCCGAAGCCCACGACGCAGCCCACGTCGACCCCCGGCTCCTTCCCCGCCTGGCCGACGGCCAAGGGCGAGAAGAAGGTGTCGAGCACCATCACGGTGACGGGCACGCTCGACGGCGGCATGGTCCGCCACTACGGCATCTCGGCCGGCGGTCAGAGCGAGTCGCAGCCGCCGATGTTCAAGCTCGAGAACGGGGCCGTGCTGAAGAACGTCATCCTCGGGACCGGCGCGGGTGACGGCGTGCACTGCACCGGCACCTGCACGCTCGAGAACGTCTGGTGGGAAGACGTCGAGGAGGACGCGGCGACGTTCAAGGGCACGGCCTCGTCGCAGGTCATGACCGTCAACGGCGGCGGCGCCCGGTCGGCGTCCGACAAGGTCTTCCAGCACAACGGCCCGGGCACGTTCGTCATCACGAACTTCCAGGTCTCGAGCTTCGGCAAGCTCTACCGCTCGTGCGGCAACTGCTCCAAGCAGTACGCCCGCACCGTCGTCGTCGACAACGTCCAGGTCACCGCACCCGGCAAGTCCCTCGTCGGGATCAACCCGAACCTCGGCGACAAGGCGACGATCACCGACGTGACGATCATCGGCGACTCCTCGAAGAAGATCTCCATCTGCGACGCGTACAAGGGCGTCACGTCCGGCGAGCCGTCGAAGACCGGTTCCGGGCCGTCCGCGGCCTGCGGGTACTCGACCTCGTCGATCACCTACAAGTGA
- the pgi gene encoding glucose-6-phosphate isomerase, whose protein sequence is MSSHPIDATSTSAWQDLSAHEATLHADLRGWFAADPARAERLSFTLADLHVDLSKNLVTDETLALLVRLADEVGLADRLQAQLRGDHINVTEDRAVLHTALRRPAGTEPRLVVDGQDVDADVQAELTKMYAFADRVRSGAWTGVTGERVRTVVNIGIGGSDLGPVMAYEALKPYVQDGLEVRFVSNIDPTDLAEKVKGLDPRTTLFVVASKTFGTLETLTNARLARDWLWRELGTEDSDEARNAAVAQHFVAVSTALDKVAAFGIDPANAFGFWDWVGGRYSVDSVIGTSLAIAIGPDAFRDFLAGFHAVDEHVATTPFAQNVPVLMGLLNVWYVNFLGAHTHAVLPYAQYLHRFAAYLQQLTMESNGKSVRWDGTPVTTQTGEVFWGEPGTNGQHAFYQLIHQGTRLIPADFIAVANPAHPLKDGETDVHGLFLANYFAQTKALAFGKTADEVRAEGTAEEIVPARVFSGNRPTTSILAPSLTPSVLGQLIALYEHITFVQGVVWGIDSFDQWGVELGKKLAMEIAPAVEGDTAALDSQDPSTKALIAKYLELRG, encoded by the coding sequence GTGTCCTCGCACCCCATCGACGCCACCAGCACGAGCGCGTGGCAGGACCTGTCCGCGCACGAGGCGACGCTGCACGCCGACCTGCGCGGCTGGTTCGCGGCCGACCCGGCCCGCGCCGAGCGCCTGTCGTTCACGCTCGCCGACCTGCACGTCGACCTGTCGAAGAACCTCGTCACCGACGAGACGCTCGCGCTGCTCGTCCGGCTCGCCGACGAGGTCGGCCTCGCGGACCGCCTCCAGGCGCAGCTGCGCGGCGACCACATCAACGTCACCGAGGACCGCGCCGTCCTGCACACCGCGCTGCGCCGCCCCGCGGGCACCGAGCCCCGACTCGTCGTCGACGGCCAGGACGTGGACGCCGACGTGCAGGCCGAGCTCACCAAGATGTACGCGTTCGCGGACCGCGTGCGCTCGGGCGCGTGGACCGGGGTGACGGGCGAGCGCGTGCGCACGGTCGTCAACATCGGCATCGGCGGCTCCGACCTAGGCCCGGTCATGGCGTACGAGGCGCTCAAGCCGTACGTGCAGGACGGGCTCGAGGTGCGGTTCGTGTCGAACATCGACCCGACCGACCTCGCGGAGAAGGTCAAGGGCCTCGACCCGCGCACCACGCTGTTCGTCGTCGCGTCCAAGACGTTCGGCACGCTCGAGACGCTGACGAACGCGCGCCTCGCCCGCGACTGGCTGTGGCGCGAGCTCGGCACCGAGGACTCCGACGAGGCGCGCAACGCGGCCGTCGCGCAGCACTTCGTCGCGGTGTCCACGGCGCTCGACAAGGTCGCGGCGTTCGGCATCGACCCGGCGAACGCGTTCGGCTTCTGGGACTGGGTCGGCGGCCGCTACTCGGTCGACTCGGTCATCGGCACGTCGCTCGCGATCGCGATCGGCCCCGACGCCTTCCGCGACTTCCTCGCCGGCTTCCACGCGGTCGACGAGCACGTCGCGACGACGCCGTTCGCGCAGAACGTGCCCGTCCTCATGGGCCTGCTCAACGTCTGGTACGTCAACTTCCTCGGCGCGCACACGCACGCCGTCCTGCCCTACGCGCAGTACCTGCACCGGTTCGCGGCCTACCTGCAGCAGCTGACCATGGAGTCGAACGGCAAGTCGGTCCGCTGGGACGGCACGCCCGTGACGACGCAGACGGGCGAGGTGTTCTGGGGCGAGCCCGGCACCAACGGCCAGCACGCGTTCTACCAGCTCATCCACCAGGGCACGCGCCTGATCCCGGCGGACTTCATCGCGGTCGCGAACCCCGCGCACCCGCTCAAGGACGGCGAGACCGACGTGCACGGCCTGTTCCTCGCGAACTACTTCGCGCAGACCAAGGCCCTCGCGTTCGGCAAGACGGCCGACGAGGTCCGCGCCGAGGGCACCGCGGAGGAGATCGTCCCGGCGCGCGTCTTCTCGGGGAACCGGCCGACGACGTCGATCCTCGCGCCGTCGCTCACGCCGTCGGTGCTGGGCCAGCTCATCGCGCTGTACGAGCACATCACGTTCGTGCAGGGCGTGGTCTGGGGCATCGACTCGTTCGACCAGTGGGGCGTCGAGCTGGGCAAGAAGCTCGCGATGGAGATCGCGCCCGCCGTCGAGGGTGACACCGCCGCCCTCGACTCGCAGGACCCGTCGACGAAGGCGCTCATCGCGAAGTACCTGGAGCTGCGCGGCTGA
- a CDS encoding OmpA family protein, with the protein MTVPLLAALAVALPLAVPAYVDRDDAPVPTPDAIERSVDSYATDGSVDAYTTQGSVESVAPPETDGGTTTLTVGSDVLFAYASHDLDPAAAAALAALVEQVPAGAQVAVVGHTDSRGGDAVNLPLSSARAEAVAAVLRSTRPDLVLAVGGAGSTEPVADEYVAGAPDLAAMARNRRVELRWAG; encoded by the coding sequence GTGACCGTCCCGCTGCTCGCCGCCCTCGCCGTGGCGCTGCCGCTCGCGGTCCCGGCCTACGTCGACCGTGACGACGCACCCGTCCCGACGCCCGACGCGATCGAGCGCTCGGTCGACTCCTACGCCACGGACGGCTCGGTGGACGCCTACACGACGCAGGGGTCGGTCGAGTCCGTGGCGCCGCCCGAGACCGACGGCGGCACGACGACCCTCACGGTCGGCTCGGACGTGCTCTTCGCGTACGCGAGCCACGACCTCGACCCCGCGGCCGCCGCGGCGCTCGCCGCGCTCGTCGAGCAGGTGCCGGCGGGTGCCCAGGTCGCGGTCGTGGGTCACACGGACTCGCGCGGCGGCGACGCGGTCAACCTGCCGCTGTCGAGCGCACGCGCCGAGGCCGTGGCCGCGGTGCTGCGCTCGACGCGGCCCGACCTCGTGCTGGCCGTGGGGGGTGCGGGCTCCACCGAGCCGGTCGCGGACGAGTACGTCGCGGGCGCCCCGGATCTCGCGGCGATGGCCCGCAACCGCCGCGTCGAGCTCCGGTGGGCGGGCTGA
- a CDS encoding LLM class flavin-dependent oxidoreductase, with the protein MELGLYTFGDVHPDPATGATVSPAQRLREVLERIRLAEDVGLDYVGIGEHHRPDYAISSPATVIAAALAQTQRITVGSAVTVLSTEDPVRVHQQFSTMDLYSGGRVELLAGRGSFIESYPLFGASLDDYDALFDEKIALLLRLDEAERTTWSGRFRPPLDDALVLPRPLDKPGIGPHLRIAIATGGNPRSSARAGALGLPVSYAIIGGQPASFAPLVDLYRESYAASTRPGRPAEPFVSVAGIGFVADDPRAARHFFYPYWHESMRRIASERGFAQPNRIAFESQAARGGAYLVGHPEEVAERVVALHGVLQHDRQAFQMDVSGVPHAESMRAIELLGTRVAPLVRDALGD; encoded by the coding sequence ATGGAGCTCGGCCTCTACACCTTCGGCGACGTCCACCCCGACCCGGCGACCGGCGCGACGGTCTCCCCCGCGCAGCGGCTGCGCGAGGTCCTCGAGCGCATCCGGCTCGCCGAGGACGTGGGCCTCGACTACGTCGGCATCGGCGAGCACCACCGCCCCGACTACGCGATCTCCTCCCCCGCGACCGTCATCGCGGCCGCGCTCGCGCAGACGCAGCGGATCACCGTCGGCTCCGCCGTGACCGTGCTGTCCACCGAGGACCCCGTCCGGGTGCACCAGCAGTTCTCGACGATGGACCTGTACTCCGGCGGCCGCGTCGAGCTGCTCGCCGGGCGCGGCTCGTTCATCGAGTCCTACCCGTTGTTCGGCGCGTCGCTCGACGACTACGACGCGCTGTTCGACGAGAAGATCGCCCTCCTCCTGCGGCTCGACGAGGCCGAGCGGACCACGTGGTCCGGCCGCTTCCGCCCGCCGCTCGACGACGCGCTCGTGCTGCCGCGCCCGCTCGACAAGCCCGGGATCGGCCCGCACCTGCGGATCGCGATCGCGACGGGCGGCAACCCGCGCTCGTCCGCGCGCGCCGGCGCCCTCGGCCTGCCCGTGAGCTACGCGATCATCGGCGGGCAGCCCGCGTCCTTCGCCCCGCTCGTCGACCTCTACCGCGAGTCGTACGCGGCCTCGACCCGCCCCGGCCGGCCGGCCGAGCCGTTCGTGTCGGTCGCCGGCATCGGCTTCGTCGCCGACGACCCGCGCGCCGCGCGCCACTTCTTCTACCCGTACTGGCACGAGTCGATGCGCCGGATCGCGTCCGAGCGCGGCTTCGCGCAGCCCAACCGGATCGCGTTCGAGTCCCAGGCCGCGCGCGGTGGCGCCTACCTGGTCGGCCACCCCGAGGAGGTCGCCGAGCGGGTCGTCGCGCTGCACGGCGTCCTGCAGCACGACCGGCAGGCGTTCCAGATGGACGTGTCCGGCGTGCCGCACGCCGAGTCGATGCGCGCGATCGAGCTGCTCGGCACGCGCGTCGCACCGCTCGTGCGGGACGCGCTGGGCGACTGA
- a CDS encoding ROK family transcriptional regulator: MTTTTQPTSGSGRTVGRALRPTAKALPEHGRAHNRSMVLAHLFHAGPSSRADLARSTGLTRVTVSGLVAELMGEGLVEELGVRAEGKVGKPATLVGMRTEAYQVVAVDLTDDLRLHGAVMTLEGAVVARRSVPLDGRTGEPAVALLDALCRDLLAAAEQPVIGVGIASPGVIDPNGLVVQAPNRGWYDVPLAARLTASLGVPVHVANDANTRALAEFTYGDASGKGTIVVTVGQGVGAGIVVDGALVLGRHHAAGEIGHVTVLDGDGPGERPAPCACGREGCLETVLSVPALRRRTADLDPQDSDAELASVGRLLGIALAPVVSALDLAEVLLSGPSELLDGPLRESALATLRARTMPVIGDGLALRMGSLDEDGTLAGATVLVLSGQLGVT, translated from the coding sequence GTGACGACGACCACGCAGCCCACGAGCGGCTCCGGCCGCACCGTGGGGCGCGCCCTGCGGCCCACCGCCAAGGCGCTGCCCGAGCACGGCCGCGCGCACAACCGCTCGATGGTGCTCGCGCACCTCTTCCACGCCGGCCCGTCCTCCCGCGCCGACCTCGCCCGCAGCACCGGGCTCACCCGCGTGACCGTCTCCGGGCTCGTGGCCGAGCTCATGGGGGAGGGCCTCGTCGAGGAGCTCGGGGTGCGCGCCGAGGGCAAGGTCGGCAAGCCCGCCACGCTCGTCGGGATGCGCACCGAGGCCTACCAGGTCGTCGCCGTCGACCTCACCGACGACCTGCGCCTGCACGGGGCCGTCATGACCCTCGAGGGTGCGGTCGTCGCCCGCCGCTCGGTCCCGCTCGACGGCCGGACGGGGGAGCCCGCCGTCGCGCTGCTCGACGCCCTGTGCCGCGACCTGCTGGCGGCCGCCGAGCAGCCCGTCATCGGCGTCGGCATCGCCTCGCCCGGCGTCATCGACCCGAACGGCCTCGTCGTGCAGGCCCCGAACCGCGGCTGGTACGACGTCCCGCTCGCCGCGCGGCTCACGGCGTCGCTCGGCGTCCCGGTGCACGTCGCGAACGACGCGAACACCCGCGCGCTCGCCGAGTTCACGTACGGCGACGCGAGCGGCAAGGGCACCATCGTCGTCACGGTCGGCCAGGGCGTCGGCGCGGGCATCGTCGTCGACGGCGCGCTCGTCCTCGGCCGCCACCACGCAGCAGGCGAGATCGGCCACGTCACCGTGCTCGACGGCGACGGCCCCGGCGAGCGGCCCGCGCCCTGCGCGTGCGGCCGTGAAGGCTGCCTCGAGACGGTCCTGTCGGTCCCGGCCCTGCGCCGGCGCACGGCGGACCTCGACCCCCAGGACTCCGACGCCGAGCTGGCGTCGGTCGGACGGCTGCTGGGCATCGCCCTGGCACCCGTCGTCAGTGCGCTCGACCTCGCGGAGGTCCTGCTCTCCGGCCCCTCGGAGCTGCTGGACGGCCCGCTGCGCGAGTCGGCGCTCGCCACCCTCCGCGCCCGGACCATGCCCGTCATCGGCGACGGGCTGGCTCTGCGGATGGGCTCCCTCGACGAGGACGGGACCCTCGCCGGCGCGACGGTCCTCGTCCTGTCAGGTCAGCTCGGGGTCACGTGA